AAGATCCTGAGCGAGCCGAACCTCACCTACGCCAGCATCGCCGAGCCGGATATCAAGCCTGGCGACGGCGAGGCGGAAATCCGACGCAAGGACGAGGAGTACCGCAAGGCCCGCGAGGGGCTGCAGCAGAAGGTTCAGTGGTCGCTCACCGCGGGCGTGCCGATCGTGTTTGCCGGGCTCGGGCTGGCCCGGTGGAGGCGGCGCGAGTCGGCCAAGTCGAAGCGTCGCGCCGGAGAGCAGCGCAAGTCACCCGAAAAGCAAGGCCGCTAACAGACGAAGGAAGCTTCTAACATGGCGATGGCGACCGACAAGAAACTGTACATTGCACTCGGCGTGCTTGCCGTCCTCGGCGGGGCCGTCTTCTTCCAGCAAAGGGCCGAGAAGCGCGAGCAGGCGACGTACACGATTGAGGGACACAACGCGAAGTTGCCCGATATCAAAGTGAGTGAGGCGGACCTCAAGAAGATCGACAAGCTCACGATCGATCAGCCCCCCGGCGACGCCGGCAAAGCCGAGAGCATCGTGCTCACCAAGCAGGGGGAAGACGATTGGAAGGTGACCGAGCCGGTCGACTACAAGGCGAATGCCTCCAACGTGAAGAGCGCGCTCGACAACCTCAAGACACTCGAGGTCAAGGAGCGCATCAGCCCATCCAAGGACAGCTATGGCCGCTACGAGCTAGCGGATGACAAGGCCCTGCACGTCGTCGCCTACAAGGGCAAGGACAAGGCCGTCGACCTCTACCTCGGCCAGAGCGGTTCGCGTGGGCAGATGGCGCGTATCGGTGGTCGGGACGGCGTGTACGCGCTCGGCGGGTTTTCGCGCTACCTGTTCGCTCGTGAGCTCAAGAACTGGCGAGATCGGGCGATCTTCAAGTTCCCGGAGGACAAGGTCACCACGGTCGAGGTGCGCAACGAAAACGTGACGCTGGAGTTCACGCGGGAGAAGTCCGATGGCGCCGCGGATGCCGGCAAAGACAAGGCCAAGTGGAGCGGCAAGTCGAGGAAGACCGGGGCTGGCGCACTCGCGACTATCAAGGACTTCGAATCGGACAAGGTCAACGACATGCTTCGCGCCTACAAAGACCTGAACGCCATCGAGTTTGGCGACGACAAGCCGCTCGGTGACGTGGGTCTGGACAAGCCAGCGGCCACGGTGACCTTCACGCTCGAGGACGGAGCCAAGCGGGTGCTCGACATCGGCGCCACGGCAGAGGGGTCCAATCGCTGGGCGCGCGACGCGAGTGCTCCTCAGGTCTATACCGTCACGAGCTACGTCGCCGACTGGGGGCTCGCCGAGCTGAAGAAGTTCCAGTCGGAGAAGAAGAAGGACTCGAAGCCCAGCGACTCGCCGCCGCCGGACATGCCGGGAATGCCGCCGGACATGCCGGGAATGCCGCCGAGTATGCCCGACGAGGAGTAGGCTCTCGTAGAACCGATAGCTCCAACGAGAAGGCGCGAAGTGTCAGCTTCGCGCCTTGGCTCATCTTTTTCGTGCTGGCGTCTGCGCCGGCGCGACCACCGCTGCACGGGTCACCCGGGGTCGACGTCCGAGGAAGTGCCCAGCAACTCGACGGACACGCGGCACCAGCGGGTTCTCTTTGGAGTGAACACGGCCGG
This portion of the Verrucomicrobiota bacterium genome encodes:
- a CDS encoding DUF4340 domain-containing protein, whose amino-acid sequence is MAMATDKKLYIALGVLAVLGGAVFFQQRAEKREQATYTIEGHNAKLPDIKVSEADLKKIDKLTIDQPPGDAGKAESIVLTKQGEDDWKVTEPVDYKANASNVKSALDNLKTLEVKERISPSKDSYGRYELADDKALHVVAYKGKDKAVDLYLGQSGSRGQMARIGGRDGVYALGGFSRYLFARELKNWRDRAIFKFPEDKVTTVEVRNENVTLEFTREKSDGAADAGKDKAKWSGKSRKTGAGALATIKDFESDKVNDMLRAYKDLNAIEFGDDKPLGDVGLDKPAATVTFTLEDGAKRVLDIGATAEGSNRWARDASAPQVYTVTSYVADWGLAELKKFQSEKKKDSKPSDSPPPDMPGMPPDMPGMPPSMPDEE